The following are from one region of the Salvia splendens isolate huo1 chromosome 2, SspV2, whole genome shotgun sequence genome:
- the LOC121771649 gene encoding protein ANTAGONIST OF LIKE HETEROCHROMATIN PROTEIN 1-like, with protein sequence MAPPLSTSTSIYLMVEDIMNLFHMQTTIILYFYLRQGRRMRRRHRRHLIRHYSLIDRIPPQVRHMNRLVSVSDIDCLVNLRMDRNTFGRLCLLLKEVGGLRNGRYVYVEEQVAMFLGILAHHKKNRIIGFNFKRSGETISHYVHLVLRAVIRLHIILLPKLEPVTDDIGDPRWKHFKGCIGALDGTYINVLVSNTDKPRYRNRKGQIATNTLAACDRKMRFIYFLPGWEGSAGDARVLRDAVTREDGLKVPKGNYFLCDNGYANAEGFLTPFKCIRYHLKEWGEGTQRPQNARELFNLRHSKARNIIERAFAVLKMRWGVLRSASFYPIKTQIRMIMACFLLHNFIRGEMTHDPVEDALEIETNEETDNNDYDHMEFVEQVEPSTDWTRMREDMSQSMWLNRGNVDIN encoded by the exons ATGGCACCTCCGTTATCTACCTCTACATCCATTTACCTTATGGTAGAAGACATAATGAATCTTTTCCATATGCAAACTACCATAATCTTGTATTTTTATTTGAGGCAAGGTAGACGCATGCGTAGACGTCATAGACGGCACTTGATTAGGCATTACTCTCTTATAGACCGGATTCCACCACAAGTCCGGCATATGAACAGACTTGTATCTGTTAGCGACATTGACTGCTTAGTCAACCTTCGAATGGATAGGAATACCTTCGGGAGATTGTGTCTTCTTCTAAAGGAAGTTGGGGGGTTGCGAAATGGTAGATATGTATATGTGGAGGAACAGGTTGCCATGTTCCTAGGAATACTTGCACATCACAAAAAAAATCGTATAATAGGTTTCAACTTCAAGCGGTCTGGTGAAACTATATCACACTATGTGCACCTAGTTTTAAGAGCTGTTATAAGGCTACACATAATTCTCTTACCTAAACTGGAACCTGTCACGGATGACATTGGCGATCCAAGGTGGAAACATTTTAAG GGATGTATTGGAGCTTTAGACGGAACATATATCAACGTTCTTGTCAGTAACACTGATAAGCCACGTTATCGCAATAGAAAAGGTCAAATCGCAACTAATACCCTCGCAGCCTGTGACCGCAAAATgaggtttatttattttttacctGGTTGGGAGGGCTCAGCCGGTGATGCTAGGGTGCTTCGAGATGCAGTGACTAGGGAAGATGGTTTAAAGGTGCCAAAAG GAAATTACTTTCTATGTGACAATGGATATGCAAACGCGGAAGGTTTTCTGACTCCCTTTAAATGCATCCGTTACCATTTAAAGGAATGGGGTGAAGGCACACAAAGACCACAGAACGCACGCGAGTTGTTCAACTTAAGGCACAGTAAAGCACGTAACATTATCGAACGTGCTTTCGCTGTTCTCAAAATGCGATGGGGTGTGCTTCGGAGTGCTAGTTTTTACCCTATAAAAACTCAGATTAGGATGATCATGGCATGTTTTCTCTTGCATAACTTTATACGAGGTGAAATGACACACGATCCAGTTGAAGATGCACTTGAGATTGAGACAAATGAGGAGACAGATAACAATGACTACGATCACATGGAATTTGTCGAACAAGTTGAACCAAGCACTGATTGGACTCGAATGCGGGAAGACATGTCACAATCCATGTGgttgaat
- the LOC121764201 gene encoding calcium-dependent protein kinase 20-like: MGNNCTGPKSGKNGFFQSMTAAVWKPKESLPPPDQDSGDSSKSKENSDVHNTPPTPIDTTPEEPKKPDPPPSPKAETITNDKQADAAKKDRPTPVKTVSCAGLQVESVLQRKTENMKEMFSMGRKLGQGQFGTTFLCVEKGTNKQFACKTIAKRKLATPEDVEDVRTEIQIMHHMAGHPNVISIVGAFEDAVSVHLMMELCSGGELFDRIIQRGHYTERKAAELSRIIVGVVQACHSLGVMHRDLKPENFLFVNQQEESPLKTIDFGLSAFFKPGETFNDVVGSPYYVAPEVLKKHYSQECDVWSAGVIIYILLCGVPPFWDESEQGIFEQVLKGELDFVSEPWPSISDSAKDLVRKMLVQDPKKRLTAHEVLCHPWVQIDGVAPDKPLDSAVLSRLKQFSAMNKIKKIAIRVIAESLSEEEIAGLKEMFKMIDVDNSGHITLEELKKGLSRVGANLKDSEIENLMQAADFDNSGTIDYREFVAAMLHLNKVQKDDHIHAAFSYFDKDGSGYITRDELQQVCEQFGIEDVHLDDIIREVDKDNDGRIDYSEFVSMMQDSSLGGKVVQNSISMGMKGS; this comes from the exons ATGGGGAACAACTGCACAGGGCCAAAATCAGGGAAGAATGGATTCTTCCAATCCATGACTGCCGCCGTGTGGAAGCCGAAGGAGAGCCTTCCGCCTCCGGATCAGGACTCTGGTGACAGCTCCAAAAGCAAGGAGAACTCCGACGTCCACAACACCCCACCAACGCCGATCGATACCACACCTGAGGAGCCTAAGAAACCGGATCCTCCGCCGTCTCCCAAGGCAGAGACGATCACCAACGATAAGCAGGCCGATGCAGCAAAAAAGGACAGGCCTACACCTGTGAAGACAGTGTCATGTGCAGGATTGCAGGTGGAGTCAGTTCTGCAGCGGAAAACGGAGAATATGAAGGAGATGTTTTCTATGGGTAGGAAGCTAGGGCAAGGTCAGTTTGGGACGACATTCCTGTGCGTGGAGAAGGGGACGAACAAGCAGTTCGCTTGCAAAACAATAGCTAAGAGGAAGCTGGCGACGCCCGAGGATGTGGAGGATGTCAGGACGGAAATTCAGATCATGCACCATATGGCAGGGCATCCAAACGTGATTTCAATTGTGGGGGCTTTTGAGGATGCTGTGTCAGTTCATCTTATGATGGAGCTTTGCTCGGGTGGGGAGCTTTTCGATAGGATCATCCAAAGAGGGCATTACACCGAGAGGAAGGCGGCTGAGCTGTCTAGGATAATAGTAGGTGTTGTGCAAGCCTGCCATTCCCTAGGAGTTATGCATAGAGACTTGAAACCTGAGAACTTTCTCTTTGTTAATCAGCAAGAGGAGTCGCCGCTTAAGACCATTGATTTTGGCCTCTCTGCTTTCTTCAAGCCAG GGGAAACATTCAATGATGTTGTTGGAAGCCCTTACTATGTGGCCCCAGAGGTATTAAAGAAGCATTATAGCCAAGAATGTGATGTTTGGAGTGCGGGAGTTATCATCTACATATTGCTATGTGGAGTTCCACCATTTTGGGATG AATCGGAACAGGGAATTTTCGAGCAGGTTTTGAAAGGCGAACTTGACTTTGTTTCCGAACCCTGGCCTAGTATATCTGACAGTGCAAAGGATCTTGTTCGGAAAATGCTTGTTCAAGACCCTAAGAAGCGGCTAACAGCTCATGAAGTTCTTT GCCATCCATGGGTACAAATCGATGGTGTTGCTCCTGATAAGCCTCTTGATTCAGCTGTTCTAAGTCGTCTGAAGCAGTTCTCTGCgatgaacaaaataaaaaagattgcCATCAGA GTTATCGCCGAGAGCCTATCTGAGGAGGAAATCGCAGGACTAAAGGAAATGTTTAAAATGATTGATGTAGATAATAGTGGGCACATCACACTTGAAGAACTCAAGAAAGGGCTATCTAGAGTTGGCGCCAACCTCAAAGACTCAGAAATAGAGAACTTGATGCAAGCT GCTGATTTTGACAACAGTGGCACCATAGACTACCGGGAATTTGTGGCAGCAATGTTGCACCTAAACAAAGTGCAGAAAGATGATCACATACACGCAGCCTTTTCATATTTTGACAAAGATGGCAGCGGCTACATCACACGGGACGAGCTCCAGCAGGTTTGCGAGCAATTTGGAATAGAAGATGTCCACCTAGATGACATCATCCGTGAAGTCGACAAAGACAAC GATGGGCGCATTGATTACAGCGAGTTTGTGTCAATGATGCAGGACAGTAGTTTGGGGGGCAAGGTAGTACAGAATAGCATAAGCATGGGAATGAAGGgttcttag